Proteins co-encoded in one Brassica rapa cultivar Chiifu-401-42 chromosome A02, CAAS_Brap_v3.01, whole genome shotgun sequence genomic window:
- the LOC117131974 gene encoding uncharacterized protein LOC117131974, with product MPPTQMPPPPPPAAAPQPVPECAVHPDLRVPSYAPFARYTVEDLLSQPGREGLDVLDPDRPPGTYWFGANNRVGKSVSKTIKSYYDGAYPNWSKTPNHVKITWFKCFAQRWRWCLAITERVKAEFVAKAKIRLCNTVSDWKDKWEIYGYEGKPTELTKDVWDGLIAYWQHPSSIKKANSCSASRITRDKDGHLPMLHRTRQKPLAGIRLEAVIREDGS from the exons ATGCCTCCAACGCAgatgcctccacctcctcctccagcggcTGCACCTCAGCCTGTCCCAGAATGTGCAGTTCATCCGGATTTGCGTGTGCCTTCATATGCCCCATTTGCGAGATATACGGTGGAGGATTTGCTTTCCCAGCCTGGTCGGGAGGGTTTGGATGTTCTAGACCCCGATAGACCCCCGGGAACTTATTg gtttggGGCTAACAACCGTGTTGGCAAGAGCGTTTCGAAGACGATTAAGAGTTATTACGACGGGGCATATCCGAACTGGAGCAAGACACCAAATCACGTTAAGATCACTTGGTTTAAATGTTTTGcg CAAAGGTGGCGTTGGTGTTTGGCAATCACCGAGAGGGTGAAGGCGGAATTCGTTGCAAAAGCAAAGATCCGCCTCTGCAACACAGTCTCCGATTGGAAGGACAAGTGGGAGATCTACGGGTATGAGGGAAAACCCACTGAGCTCACGAAggatgtgtgggatggcctcatcgcctATTGGCAGCACCCCTCTTCGATCAAAAAGGCCAATTCGTGCTCGGCTTCTCGAATAACTAGGGATAAAGATGGTCATTTGCCCATGCTTCACAGAACCAGACAAAAACCTCTTGCAGGAATCCGTCTAGAAGCtgtaa tacgAGAAGATGGGagttga
- the LOC117131878 gene encoding uncharacterized protein LOC117131878, whose translation MTHATSDRVFVDPASEKLFKAVASRIEERETQLTQESPDGLPVTLSTEDADRIFEEVAPRKKGRIVGIGSVNEVARATSSYTSRRDEETSQMKARMDSHQVRLDSLKDLLDVMAVGNPVMQRMLSQRRAALGLPVRDPQESDPTRQQPSNPTDYFDDM comes from the exons ATGACTCATGCCACATCCGACAGAGTTTTTGTGGATCCTGCATCTGAGAAACTCTTCAAAGCAGTGGCTTCTCGGATTGAAGAACGGGAGACGCAACTAACCCAGGAGtctcccgatggattacccgtcacattGTCCACCGAAGACGCCGACAGAATCTTCGAAGAG gtGGCTCCTAGAAAGAAGGGACGAATAGTTGGTATAGGCTCTGTTAACGAAGTTGCAAGGGCAACTTCGTCATACACTTCGAGACGGGATGAAGAGACTTCTCAGATGAAAGCTCGAATGGATAGCCATCAGGTTCGTTTAGACTCTCTTAAGGATTTGCTAGACGTGATGGCCGTGGGAAACCCGGTTATGCAGAGAATGTTGAGTCAGAGACGAGCCGCTCTTGGGTTGCCAGTACGAGATCCCCAAGAGTCCGATCCAACCCGTCAACAGCCGAGCAACCCCACCGACTACTTCGATgatatgtag